Proteins encoded by one window of Gordonia jinghuaiqii:
- the rplI gene encoding 50S ribosomal protein L9 yields MKLILTAAVENLGEAGDIVVVKDGYGRNYLLPRGLAIKATRGAEKQVEGIRRSQEAREVRGLEHANELKQALEGLAEVSLDVKTHDSGKLFGSVTAADVAGAIKTAGGPAVDKRNVQLPKGHIKATGSYPVVVNLHPQVSATVQLAVVAAS; encoded by the coding sequence ATGAAGCTCATCCTCACCGCCGCCGTGGAGAACCTCGGCGAAGCAGGCGACATCGTCGTGGTCAAGGACGGCTACGGCCGCAACTACCTGCTGCCTCGCGGCCTGGCCATCAAGGCCACCCGCGGCGCAGAGAAGCAGGTCGAGGGCATCCGCCGCTCGCAGGAGGCCCGCGAGGTTCGCGGTCTCGAGCACGCCAACGAGCTGAAGCAGGCCCTCGAGGGCCTCGCCGAGGTCTCGCTGGACGTCAAGACCCACGACTCGGGCAAGTTGTTCGGTTCGGTCACCGCGGCAGACGTCGCCGGTGCCATCAAGACCGCAGGCGGTCCGGCCGTTGACAAGCGCAACGTCCAGCTGCCCAAGGGGCACATCAAGGCAACCGGCAGCTACCCGGTGGTCGTCAACCTGCACCCGCAGGTCTCGGCGACCGTCCAGCTCGCCGTCGTCGCCGCGAGCTGA
- the rpsR gene encoding 30S ribosomal protein S18: MAKAKPSRKPRVEKVTKTKACSFCKDKKAVIDYKDTALLRRFLSDRGKIRSRRVTGNCVQHQRDVAVAVKNSREVALLPFTSTSR, from the coding sequence ATGGCAAAGGCAAAGCCCAGCCGGAAGCCTCGCGTCGAAAAGGTCACCAAGACCAAGGCGTGCAGCTTCTGCAAGGACAAGAAGGCCGTCATCGACTACAAGGACACCGCGCTTCTGCGTCGTTTCCTGTCCGACCGCGGCAAGATCCGGTCGCGTCGCGTGACCGGTAACTGCGTGCAGCATCAGCGCGACGTCGCTGTGGCCGTGAAGAACTCGCGTGAGGTGGCCTTGCTGCCCTTCACCTCGACCAGCCGATAA
- a CDS encoding single-stranded DNA-binding protein has translation MAGDTVITVIGNLTADPELRFTPSGAAVANFTVASTPRTFDRQTNEWKDGEALFLRCNIWRDAAENVTESLTKGSRVIVQGRLKQRSYETKEGERRTVVELEVDEIGPSLRYATAKVNRASRGGGGGGGGFGSGGGGGSRGGGNSNQQVADDPWGSAPASNSGGSFGGGDDEPPF, from the coding sequence ATGGCAGGCGACACGGTCATCACCGTAATCGGCAACCTGACCGCCGACCCGGAACTGCGGTTCACGCCGTCCGGCGCAGCGGTTGCCAACTTCACGGTGGCTTCCACCCCGCGAACCTTCGACCGTCAGACCAATGAGTGGAAGGACGGCGAAGCGCTGTTCTTGCGCTGCAACATCTGGCGCGACGCCGCGGAGAACGTGACCGAAAGCCTCACCAAGGGTTCCCGGGTGATCGTGCAGGGACGGCTCAAGCAGCGGTCCTACGAAACCAAAGAAGGCGAACGACGCACGGTCGTGGAACTCGAGGTCGACGAGATCGGCCCCTCGCTGCGCTACGCAACCGCCAAGGTCAATCGCGCCTCGCGCGGTGGCGGCGGCGGCGGTGGTGGCTTCGGTTCCGGTGGCGGCGGCGGTAGCCGCGGCGGCGGGAACTCGAACCAGCAGGTTGCCGACGATCCCTGGGGCAGCGCGCCTGCCAGTAACAGCGGCGGATCGTTCGGTGGCGGGGACGACGAACCACCTTTCTGA
- the rpsF gene encoding 30S ribosomal protein S6 → MRHYELMVILDPNLDERTVAPSLDTFLNVVRKDGGKVDAVDIWGKRRLAYEILKHNEGIYAVIDLNAEPATVTELDRQLKLNESVLRTKVLRK, encoded by the coding sequence ATGCGTCACTACGAATTGATGGTCATCCTCGATCCGAACCTGGACGAGCGCACCGTCGCACCCTCACTCGATACTTTCCTCAATGTTGTCCGCAAGGACGGCGGCAAGGTGGATGCTGTCGACATCTGGGGCAAGCGCCGTCTTGCCTACGAGATCCTCAAGCACAACGAGGGCATTTATGCCGTCATCGATCTCAATGCCGAGCCCGCCACGGTTACCGAGCTCGATCGTCAGCTGAAGCTGAACGAGTCGGTTCTGCGCACCAAGGTCCTGCGGAAGTAG
- a CDS encoding GNAT family N-acetyltransferase, with amino-acid sequence MSAWLGTGPLVGGRVTLRPLTVDDADALSRVVGDPGRFRWSPGVPTDRESAARFIEAATADPESRVAYAVIDNEDGRLVGATSFYEIDATNRSTCIGYTFYSERVQGTTVNPTAKLLLMRHAFEECGAVRLTWHTHEDNAQSRAAITKLGASFEGLLRKHRRFGDGWRTTALYAMTDDDWPAAKAVLLQRVSS; translated from the coding sequence GTGAGCGCGTGGCTGGGCACCGGTCCGCTTGTCGGCGGGCGGGTCACGTTGCGACCGCTGACCGTCGACGACGCCGACGCACTGTCCCGGGTCGTCGGTGACCCGGGCCGGTTCCGGTGGTCACCCGGAGTCCCGACCGATCGCGAGTCCGCGGCCCGCTTCATCGAGGCCGCGACCGCCGATCCTGAGTCGCGCGTCGCCTATGCGGTCATCGACAACGAGGACGGGCGGCTCGTCGGCGCGACGAGCTTCTACGAGATCGACGCGACCAACCGCAGCACCTGCATCGGCTACACCTTCTACTCCGAACGGGTGCAGGGCACGACGGTCAACCCGACTGCCAAACTGCTGCTCATGCGCCACGCATTCGAGGAGTGCGGCGCCGTGCGCCTCACCTGGCACACCCATGAGGACAACGCGCAGTCCCGCGCCGCGATCACCAAACTCGGCGCGAGTTTCGAGGGGCTGCTGCGCAAGCACCGGCGATTCGGCGACGGCTGGCGGACCACCGCGCTGTACGCGATGACCGACGACGACTGGCCCGCAGCGAAAGCTGTTCTACTGCAGCGTGTCTCGTCGTGA
- a CDS encoding glycosyltransferase family 87 protein: MGTAEESLNRPSADQDSAPGPATTGADPAWDSPVPLADDLRVDDERVLPTRSDDLVREASSLVGGPVGAHAVIGRTRHLTPLRVLFALALCGLALGWFGKAGCLQQAPPDDGTSGRPGAEMRLDWDDQRQFTNLCYSDVISLFGAERLNQGALPYRDFWFQQDSDGQTIKRYMEYPVLTGMFMYGAAQAALGWKWAETNWGIPGALDVVLFFTIVALALAAFWLVTIWATALTARTRMWSVWLAALSPLVMVHAFTNFDAIATAAVALALLAWARDRPWLAGVAIGIGTAAKLYPALLLVVLGVLCLRSGKVREFGAVAAAAAGSWLVVNLPVLIPYPTGWWEFFRFNADRSADPDTIYRILADTVGFTWNIDFLNALSVGLTVAVLAGVAAIGIWAPHRPRVAQLAFLAVAGFLLVNKVWSPQYSLWLVPLAVLAVPHTRLLLTWMTIDALIWVPRMSLFLDPERRWLPDQWFTVAVVLRGLMVIALCVIVVWQIWHPRDDLVRRGNDGRWYDDPAGGVLDGAADRLPLRRNTRRIADAGHTAPILTG; encoded by the coding sequence ATGGGGACAGCGGAGGAGTCCCTGAACCGCCCATCGGCTGACCAGGATTCGGCGCCGGGCCCCGCAACGACCGGCGCCGACCCCGCCTGGGACAGCCCCGTACCGCTCGCCGACGATCTCCGCGTCGACGATGAACGTGTCCTGCCGACGCGCAGCGACGACCTTGTCCGCGAGGCGAGTTCCCTCGTCGGCGGGCCGGTGGGCGCGCATGCCGTCATCGGTCGCACGCGTCACCTGACCCCGCTGCGGGTGCTGTTCGCGCTGGCCCTGTGTGGACTGGCGCTCGGCTGGTTCGGCAAGGCCGGGTGTCTGCAGCAGGCCCCGCCCGACGATGGGACATCGGGGCGGCCCGGCGCCGAGATGCGACTGGACTGGGATGACCAGCGCCAGTTCACCAATCTCTGCTACTCGGACGTGATCAGTCTGTTCGGGGCGGAGCGACTCAACCAGGGCGCACTGCCCTACCGCGACTTCTGGTTCCAGCAGGACTCCGACGGCCAGACGATCAAGCGATACATGGAGTACCCGGTCCTGACCGGCATGTTCATGTACGGCGCCGCGCAGGCGGCCCTCGGATGGAAGTGGGCCGAGACCAACTGGGGCATCCCGGGGGCGCTCGACGTGGTGCTGTTCTTCACCATCGTCGCGCTCGCCCTGGCCGCGTTCTGGCTGGTCACCATCTGGGCGACCGCACTGACCGCCCGCACGCGGATGTGGTCGGTGTGGCTGGCGGCGCTCTCGCCGCTGGTGATGGTGCACGCCTTCACCAACTTCGACGCCATCGCCACGGCGGCAGTCGCTCTGGCGCTGCTCGCGTGGGCCCGGGACCGGCCATGGCTTGCGGGGGTGGCCATCGGCATCGGAACCGCGGCCAAGCTCTACCCCGCGTTGTTGCTGGTGGTGCTCGGTGTGCTGTGTCTGCGGTCGGGCAAGGTCCGTGAGTTCGGGGCGGTCGCCGCGGCCGCCGCCGGCTCGTGGCTGGTGGTCAACCTGCCGGTCCTCATCCCGTACCCCACGGGGTGGTGGGAGTTCTTCCGCTTCAACGCCGACCGATCTGCCGACCCCGACACCATCTATCGAATCCTCGCCGACACCGTTGGTTTCACATGGAACATCGATTTTCTGAACGCCCTGTCGGTGGGGTTGACGGTTGCCGTGCTCGCCGGGGTCGCCGCGATCGGGATCTGGGCGCCCCACCGCCCCCGGGTGGCGCAACTGGCGTTCCTCGCCGTGGCAGGCTTCCTACTGGTCAACAAGGTGTGGAGTCCGCAGTACTCGCTGTGGCTGGTTCCGCTCGCGGTCCTGGCGGTTCCGCACACCCGCCTGCTGCTGACCTGGATGACGATCGACGCGCTGATCTGGGTTCCTCGGATGAGCTTGTTCCTCGATCCGGAACGACGCTGGCTCCCCGACCAGTGGTTCACCGTTGCGGTCGTTCTCCGCGGACTCATGGTGATCGCCCTGTGCGTGATCGTCGTCTGGCAGATCTGGCATCCGCGTGATGACCTGGTGCGCCGCGGAAACGACGGACGCTGGTACGACGATCCGGCCGGTGGTGTTCTCGACGGAGCCGCCGACCGCCTCCCGTTGCGCCGGAACACCCGACGCATCGCCGACGCCGGACACACGGCGCCGATCCTCACCGGCTGA
- a CDS encoding transglycosylase domain-containing protein → MSEAHGSSPTPRGTGTRPGRNGGGQDSRNTMATRHRRFAWALGIVGAIVPAIVLVLIVAFAFTYFTAEIPEPDVSQKATIVDTSGRTLADITSPDGNRTVVPFDEIPETMKQAIVAAEDREFWTNNGFSPRGLSRAVIGQITGNQTAGGGSTITQQYVKNAIVGDERSFDRKFKELAIAAKMNDRHGWSKEKVLEAYLNTIYFGRGAYGIAVATQKYFNKSITDKRRAERNPLTFEEAALLSAVIRAPSYYDPDSNREVTESRWRYVLEGMVATGAITQQQADNAVFPKTIKARVTDTDETPGPNGLIKRQVLGELDRIGITDKQLRTGGLKISTTIDPQVQNAAVQSACRKNKIYKCPEGELNGEPDDLRASVVSIDPQSGGVRGYYGGDNPSGWDLAQAGLQTGSSFKVFALVAALEQDIPLTKTYSSAPFEATGGLTVENSDGESCGSCNLATAMKMSLNTVYYRLMMDLKGGAQAVADAAHKAGVAESFGNIEKTLQEANGSPEGGVVLGQYQSRVIDMASAYATLAASGVYHEPYFVQKVVDSDGQVLYERRNEGKRVFPAKVADTVTAALEPIAAYSNGNSLYDSSLGSRPSAAKTGTVQLGDTGQNKDAWMVGYTPQLSTAVWVGTSDGTALTNYNGAPIYGSGLPSQIWKSAMDAALEGKEIKQFPEPDEAIGGQVGVPYEAPVTSAEPTRRSRGPAAPTFEIPDQGGDGNLTLAPGVTIPIPGAPRGGGGNGGGTGGGNGGGNGGGNGGSPGGGDAGGNPGGGGGGGGEPGDGDSGGVPEPPIG, encoded by the coding sequence ATGAGCGAGGCGCATGGTTCTTCGCCCACACCGCGGGGAACGGGAACCCGTCCCGGACGCAACGGTGGCGGTCAGGACAGCAGGAACACGATGGCAACCCGGCACCGCCGGTTCGCGTGGGCGCTGGGCATTGTCGGAGCGATCGTCCCGGCGATCGTCCTGGTCTTGATCGTGGCCTTCGCGTTCACCTACTTCACGGCTGAGATCCCCGAACCCGACGTGAGCCAGAAGGCCACCATCGTCGACACCTCGGGTCGAACTCTCGCCGACATCACCTCACCGGACGGCAACCGCACCGTCGTGCCGTTCGACGAGATCCCCGAGACGATGAAACAGGCGATCGTCGCCGCCGAGGACCGCGAGTTCTGGACCAACAACGGTTTCTCGCCGCGCGGACTGTCCCGCGCGGTCATCGGGCAGATCACCGGCAACCAGACCGCCGGCGGTGGTTCGACGATCACCCAGCAGTACGTCAAGAACGCGATCGTCGGTGACGAACGCAGCTTCGATCGCAAGTTCAAAGAACTCGCGATCGCCGCGAAGATGAACGACCGGCACGGCTGGTCCAAGGAGAAGGTCCTCGAGGCCTACCTCAACACCATCTACTTCGGTCGCGGCGCCTACGGCATCGCCGTCGCCACCCAGAAGTACTTCAACAAGTCGATCACCGACAAGCGTCGCGCCGAGAGGAACCCGCTGACCTTCGAGGAGGCGGCACTGCTCTCGGCCGTCATCCGCGCGCCGTCGTACTACGACCCCGACTCCAACCGCGAGGTCACCGAGTCCCGCTGGCGCTATGTGCTGGAGGGCATGGTGGCGACCGGCGCCATCACCCAGCAGCAGGCCGACAACGCGGTGTTCCCGAAGACGATCAAGGCGCGGGTCACCGACACCGACGAGACGCCCGGCCCCAACGGACTGATCAAGCGTCAGGTGCTCGGTGAGCTCGACCGCATCGGCATCACCGACAAGCAGCTGCGTACCGGCGGTCTGAAGATCAGCACGACGATCGATCCGCAGGTACAGAACGCGGCGGTGCAGTCGGCGTGCCGCAAGAACAAGATCTACAAGTGCCCCGAAGGTGAGCTCAACGGCGAACCCGACGACCTGCGCGCATCGGTGGTGTCGATCGATCCGCAGAGCGGCGGCGTGCGCGGCTACTACGGCGGCGACAACCCGTCCGGCTGGGACCTCGCCCAGGCCGGGCTGCAGACCGGCTCGTCGTTCAAGGTGTTCGCGCTCGTCGCGGCGCTCGAACAGGACATCCCGCTGACGAAGACGTACAGCTCGGCACCGTTCGAGGCCACGGGCGGGCTCACCGTCGAGAACTCCGACGGTGAGAGCTGCGGCAGCTGCAACCTCGCCACCGCGATGAAGATGTCGCTCAACACCGTCTACTACCGGCTGATGATGGATCTGAAGGGTGGCGCGCAGGCCGTCGCCGACGCCGCACACAAGGCCGGCGTCGCAGAGTCGTTCGGCAACATCGAGAAGACCCTGCAGGAGGCCAACGGCTCCCCCGAGGGCGGTGTGGTGCTCGGCCAGTACCAGTCTCGCGTCATCGACATGGCCTCGGCGTACGCGACCCTCGCCGCGTCGGGCGTCTACCACGAGCCGTACTTCGTGCAGAAGGTCGTCGACTCCGACGGCCAGGTGCTCTACGAACGCAGGAACGAGGGCAAGCGTGTGTTCCCCGCGAAGGTCGCCGACACCGTGACCGCCGCTCTCGAGCCCATCGCCGCCTACTCCAACGGCAACTCGCTCTACGACTCGTCCCTCGGTTCGCGCCCGTCGGCCGCGAAGACCGGCACGGTTCAGCTCGGCGACACCGGGCAGAACAAGGACGCCTGGATGGTCGGGTACACCCCGCAGCTGTCCACCGCGGTGTGGGTCGGCACCAGTGACGGCACGGCGCTGACCAACTACAACGGCGCGCCGATCTACGGCAGCGGTCTGCCCTCCCAGATCTGGAAGTCGGCCATGGATGCCGCCCTCGAGGGCAAGGAGATCAAGCAGTTCCCCGAGCCCGACGAGGCCATCGGCGGCCAGGTGGGCGTCCCGTACGAGGCGCCCGTCACGTCGGCCGAACCGACGCGTCGTTCCCGCGGTCCCGCGGCACCCACCTTCGAGATCCCCGACCAGGGCGGCGACGGCAACCTGACCCTCGCCCCGGGCGTGACCATCCCGATCCCCGGCGCCCCGCGCGGCGGCGGGGGTAACGGGGGAGGTACCGGTGGCGGCAACGGCGGCGGCAACGGCGGCGGCAACGGCGGCAGCCCCGGTGGTGGCGACGCCGGCGGCAACCCCGGTGGCGGCGGCGGAGGAGGCGGTGAGCCCGGTGATGGGGACAGCGGAGGAGTCCCTGAACCGCCCATCGGCTGA
- a CDS encoding DUF5318 family protein has product MQRQIVDYALQRRARLSAVHAGRAAVAEVCDASPYLLRAAKFHGRTSATMCPICRKEQVTLVSWVFGDRLGQVSGSARSTEEIARLATTAEEFSVHVVEVCRTCSWNHLVQSYVAGLPPQTTRRSRRVAK; this is encoded by the coding sequence GTGCAACGCCAGATCGTCGACTACGCCCTGCAGCGGCGCGCTCGGCTGTCCGCGGTCCACGCGGGCCGGGCTGCTGTGGCCGAGGTCTGCGATGCGAGTCCGTACCTTCTGCGTGCGGCAAAGTTCCACGGTCGGACAAGTGCCACGATGTGCCCGATCTGCCGGAAAGAGCAGGTCACGCTCGTGTCGTGGGTGTTCGGCGATCGGCTCGGCCAGGTGAGTGGCTCGGCGCGCAGCACCGAGGAGATCGCCCGCCTGGCAACCACCGCCGAGGAGTTCTCGGTACACGTGGTCGAGGTGTGCCGAACCTGCAGTTGGAACCATTTGGTGCAGTCATACGTTGCCGGGCTGCCGCCGCAGACCACGCGCCGCTCTCGACGCGTGGCCAAGTAG
- a CDS encoding PadR family transcriptional regulator, whose translation MLELAILGLLLESPMHGYELRKRLTGLLGAFRAFSYGSLYPTLRRMQADGLIDEPETPLGAKVRRGRRVYQLTDAGRVRFAELVADTGPQNYTDDGFGVHLAFFSRTPAVARMRILEGRRRQVEERREGLREIVGRSNRAVDRYTRQLHQLSLESSEREVRWLNELIAAESSQQDGVPGPFDDNGFRDGQFDDELAEAQQSQGRSASKTDSGRSADDYQEPDSTPSRDEQLGKPEQLKTPVAQRTTAMPREEGEPDHG comes from the coding sequence GTGCTCGAACTCGCGATTCTCGGGTTGCTTCTCGAATCCCCCATGCACGGCTACGAGTTGCGCAAGCGACTCACCGGCCTGCTCGGCGCCTTTCGCGCGTTCTCGTACGGTTCGCTCTACCCGACGCTGCGTCGCATGCAGGCCGACGGCCTCATAGACGAGCCGGAAACGCCGCTGGGCGCGAAGGTGCGGCGGGGTCGGCGGGTCTACCAGCTCACCGATGCCGGCCGGGTCCGGTTCGCCGAGCTGGTGGCCGACACCGGACCGCAGAACTACACCGACGACGGTTTCGGTGTGCATCTGGCGTTCTTCAGCCGAACCCCCGCGGTCGCGCGCATGCGCATCCTCGAGGGCCGGCGCAGGCAGGTCGAGGAACGTCGCGAAGGTTTGCGTGAGATCGTCGGACGCTCCAACCGCGCCGTCGATCGCTACACCCGTCAGCTGCATCAGCTCAGCCTGGAGTCCAGCGAACGAGAAGTGCGCTGGCTCAACGAGCTGATCGCCGCGGAGAGTTCCCAGCAAGACGGGGTGCCCGGTCCGTTCGACGACAACGGATTCCGGGACGGCCAGTTCGACGACGAACTCGCCGAAGCCCAACAGTCACAGGGCCGTTCGGCGTCGAAGACCGACTCCGGCCGATCCGCTGACGACTATCAAGAACCCGACTCGACGCCGAGCCGGGACGAACAGCTCGGGAAACCCGAGCAATTGAAAACACCGGTTGCGCAGCGAACGACTGCGATGCCGCGAGAAGAAGGAGAACCCGACCATGGGTGA
- a CDS encoding inositol-3-phosphate synthase has protein sequence MGEPNKVRVAIVGVGNCASSLVQGVQYYKDADENANVPGLMHVKFGKYHVRDVEFVAAFDVDAKKVGFDLSDAIFASENNTIKIADVPPTGVTVQRGHTLDGLGKYYLETITEADGSGVDVVQTLKDNEVDVLVSYLPVGSEQADKFYAQCAIDAGVAFVNALPVFIASDPEWAQKFADAGVPIVGDDIKSQVGATITHRVMAKLFEDRGVTLDRTYQLNVGGNMDFKNMLERERLESKKVSKTQAVTSNLTGALAGKVDDKNVHIGPSDHVAWLDDRKWAYVRLEGRAFGDVPLSLEYKLEVWDSPNSAGIIIDAVRAAKIAKDRGIGGPILPASAYLMKSPPEQLADDVARKQLEEFIIEA, from the coding sequence ATGGGTGAGCCCAATAAGGTGCGCGTGGCCATTGTGGGCGTAGGAAACTGCGCTTCATCCCTGGTGCAGGGCGTGCAGTACTACAAGGACGCCGACGAGAACGCCAACGTTCCCGGCCTGATGCATGTGAAGTTCGGCAAGTACCACGTCCGCGACGTCGAGTTCGTCGCCGCGTTCGATGTCGACGCCAAGAAGGTCGGCTTCGACCTGTCCGACGCGATCTTCGCCAGCGAGAACAACACCATCAAGATCGCCGACGTGCCGCCGACCGGTGTCACCGTCCAGCGCGGACACACCCTCGACGGTCTCGGCAAGTACTACCTCGAAACCATCACCGAGGCAGACGGTTCCGGCGTCGACGTGGTCCAGACCCTCAAGGACAACGAGGTCGACGTCCTCGTCAGCTACCTCCCGGTCGGCTCCGAGCAGGCCGACAAGTTCTACGCACAGTGCGCCATCGACGCGGGCGTCGCCTTCGTCAACGCGCTGCCCGTGTTCATCGCCTCGGACCCGGAGTGGGCCCAGAAGTTCGCCGACGCCGGCGTCCCGATCGTCGGCGACGACATCAAGAGCCAGGTCGGCGCCACCATCACCCACCGCGTGATGGCCAAGCTGTTCGAGGACCGCGGCGTCACGCTGGACCGCACCTACCAGCTCAACGTCGGCGGCAACATGGACTTCAAGAACATGCTCGAGCGTGAGCGACTCGAATCCAAGAAGGTCTCCAAGACCCAGGCCGTCACCTCCAACCTCACCGGCGCGCTCGCCGGCAAGGTCGACGACAAGAACGTCCACATCGGACCGTCGGACCACGTCGCGTGGCTCGACGACCGCAAGTGGGCCTACGTCCGCCTCGAAGGCCGCGCCTTCGGTGACGTGCCGCTGAGCCTCGAGTACAAGCTCGAGGTCTGGGACTCCCCCAACTCGGCCGGCATCATCATCGACGCCGTGCGCGCCGCCAAGATCGCCAAGGACCGCGGCATCGGCGGACCGATCCTCCCGGCATCGGCCTACCTGATGAAGTCCCCGCCGGAGCAGCTCGCCGACGACGTCGCGCGCAAGCAGCTCGAGGAGTTCATCATCGAGGCCTGA
- a CDS encoding TerD family protein gives MGVSLSKGGNVSLSKEAPGLTAVSVGLGWDIRTTTGTDFDLDASAIALGTDKKVVSDQHFVFFNNLRSPDGSIEHTGDNLTGEGEGDDEVIKVDLAGVPPNIDSIVFPVSIYDADARSQSFGQVRNAFIRVVNQAGGAEIARYDLSEDASTETAMVFGELYRNGAEWKFRAVGQGYASGLAGIARDFGVNV, from the coding sequence ATGGGCGTGAGCCTGAGCAAGGGTGGCAATGTCTCGCTGAGCAAGGAGGCACCGGGACTCACCGCGGTGTCGGTCGGCCTCGGCTGGGACATCCGCACCACCACCGGCACCGACTTCGACCTCGACGCCAGCGCCATCGCGCTCGGTACCGACAAGAAGGTCGTCTCGGATCAGCACTTCGTCTTCTTCAACAACCTGCGTTCGCCGGACGGCTCGATCGAGCACACCGGCGACAACCTGACCGGTGAGGGCGAGGGCGACGACGAGGTCATCAAGGTCGACCTCGCCGGTGTTCCGCCGAACATCGACTCCATCGTCTTCCCCGTCTCGATCTACGACGCGGATGCACGCTCGCAGTCCTTCGGTCAGGTCCGCAACGCGTTCATCCGCGTCGTGAACCAGGCAGGCGGCGCCGAGATCGCCCGCTACGACCTCAGCGAGGACGCCTCGACCGAGACCGCCATGGTCTTCGGTGAGCTGTACCGCAACGGTGCGGAATGGAAGTTCCGTGCCGTCGGCCAGGGTTACGCGTCGGGGCTCGCGGGCATCGCCCGCGACTTCGGCGTGAACGTCTGA
- a CDS encoding DUF475 domain-containing protein translates to MVVRIFGLSVVVTIVSLIIAFLYGGVEALILTAILGVFEISLSFDNAVINATILRRMSEFWQKMFLTIGILIAVFGMRLVFPLVIVWLASGLNPVDALDLALNPPPNDAAYFANGDPSYETIITDAHPQIAAFGGMFLLMLFLGFFFEQKEITWLSWIERPLERIGKLEMLEVVIAITLLVLTATYIAPADERSTVMIAGALGMITYILVNGLGEYFNVETEVNDDAVEPGTDAAEKVTLDKSKPGQPASETTKGRSGPSGLAKATGKAGFFLFLYLEVLDASFSFDGVIGAFAITADPIIIALGLGLIGAMFVRSLTVYLVRKGTLSEYVYLEHGAHWAIGALAFILLYSIGTHVPEIITGLIGVALIVAALLSSIVRRNRLAAKGQEDRVNI, encoded by the coding sequence GTGGTAGTACGAATATTCGGCCTCTCGGTCGTCGTGACGATCGTGTCGCTGATCATCGCGTTTCTCTACGGCGGTGTCGAAGCACTGATCCTGACGGCCATCCTGGGCGTCTTCGAGATCTCGCTCTCCTTCGACAACGCGGTCATCAACGCGACCATCCTGCGCAGAATGAGCGAGTTCTGGCAGAAGATGTTCCTCACCATCGGCATCCTGATCGCAGTCTTCGGTATGCGGCTGGTGTTCCCGCTGGTCATCGTGTGGCTCGCGTCGGGCCTCAATCCGGTGGATGCGCTCGACCTCGCCCTGAACCCGCCGCCCAACGACGCGGCGTACTTCGCGAACGGTGACCCGAGCTACGAGACGATCATCACCGACGCGCATCCGCAGATCGCGGCATTCGGCGGCATGTTCCTGCTGATGCTGTTCCTCGGTTTCTTCTTCGAGCAGAAGGAGATCACCTGGCTGTCGTGGATCGAGCGTCCTCTCGAGCGCATCGGCAAGCTCGAGATGCTCGAAGTCGTCATCGCCATCACGCTGCTCGTGCTCACCGCGACCTACATCGCTCCTGCTGACGAACGATCGACGGTCATGATCGCCGGTGCTCTCGGCATGATCACCTACATCTTGGTCAACGGCCTCGGCGAGTACTTCAACGTCGAGACCGAAGTAAATGACGACGCAGTGGAGCCGGGTACCGACGCCGCCGAGAAGGTGACGCTGGACAAATCCAAACCCGGACAGCCTGCCTCCGAGACGACCAAAGGCCGTTCCGGACCGTCAGGCCTGGCCAAGGCGACCGGTAAGGCAGGCTTCTTCCTGTTCCTCTACCTCGAGGTGCTCGACGCATCGTTCTCGTTCGACGGTGTCATCGGCGCGTTCGCCATCACCGCCGATCCGATCATCATCGCCCTGGGCCTCGGTCTCATCGGCGCGATGTTCGTCCGCTCGCTCACCGTCTACCTGGTGCGCAAGGGCACGCTCTCGGAGTACGTCTACCTCGAGCACGGCGCCCACTGGGCCATCGGCGCGCTGGCGTTCATCCTGCTGTACTCGATCGGCACCCATGTGCCGGAGATCATCACCGGTCTCATCGGCGTGGCACTGATCGTCGCAGCGCTGCTCTCCAGCATCGTCCGGCGTAACCGACTCGCGGCCAAGGGCCAGGAGGACAGGGTCAACATCTGA